A single genomic interval of Litoreibacter ponti harbors:
- the mtaB gene encoding tRNA (N(6)-L-threonylcarbamoyladenosine(37)-C(2))-methylthiotransferase MtaB, giving the protein MTTPPIFSTHGCRLNAYETEAMRDLTKGAENLVVVNTCAVTAEAVRKARQDIRKLRREHPHARLVVTGCAAQTEPETFSNMAEVDNVIGNTEKMNAATWGFLPDTEKVQVDDIMSVEETAGHLIDGFGTRARAYVQVQNGCDHRCTFCIIPYGRGNSRSVPAGVVVDQIKRLVDRGYNEVVLTGVDLTSWGADLPAEPKLGDLVLRILKLVPDLPRLRISSIDSIEVDEALMQAIATESRLMPHLHLSLQAGDNMILKRMKRRHLRDDAIRFCEDARKLRPDMTYGADIIAGFPTETDAMFENSLRLVEDCDLTWLHVFPYSARQGTPAAKMPAVHGAAIKERAARLRAAGDAQVKKHLASRIGQQHNVLMENPRMGRTEQFTEVAFDSDQPTGQIVPTVIKGVTGTQLSA; this is encoded by the coding sequence ATGACCACGCCGCCTATCTTTTCCACCCATGGCTGCCGTCTTAACGCCTACGAGACCGAGGCGATGCGCGACCTGACCAAGGGCGCGGAAAATCTTGTCGTTGTGAACACCTGCGCCGTCACCGCCGAGGCCGTTCGAAAGGCCCGCCAAGACATCCGCAAGCTGCGTCGCGAGCATCCGCATGCCCGCCTTGTCGTCACCGGCTGCGCCGCGCAAACAGAGCCTGAAACATTCTCTAACATGGCCGAAGTCGACAATGTCATCGGCAACACTGAGAAGATGAATGCCGCCACTTGGGGCTTCCTGCCCGACACCGAAAAGGTGCAGGTCGACGACATCATGTCCGTGGAAGAAACCGCCGGTCACCTGATCGACGGGTTCGGCACGCGCGCCCGCGCTTATGTGCAGGTCCAGAACGGCTGCGATCACCGCTGCACCTTCTGCATCATTCCCTACGGTCGCGGCAATTCCCGCTCGGTGCCCGCGGGCGTTGTCGTCGATCAGATCAAGCGCCTTGTGGATCGCGGTTATAACGAGGTTGTGCTGACCGGGGTCGACCTGACCTCTTGGGGTGCTGACCTTCCGGCGGAGCCCAAATTGGGTGATCTGGTCCTGCGCATCCTGAAGCTCGTCCCCGACCTGCCTCGTTTGCGCATCTCATCCATCGATTCGATCGAGGTGGACGAGGCGCTGATGCAGGCCATCGCGACTGAGTCGCGCCTGATGCCGCATCTTCACCTCTCGCTCCAAGCGGGTGACAACATGATCCTGAAGCGCATGAAGCGCCGCCACCTGCGCGACGATGCCATCCGCTTCTGCGAAGACGCGCGCAAGCTGCGCCCCGATATGACCTATGGCGCTGACATCATTGCGGGCTTCCCGACCGAGACGGATGCGATGTTCGAAAACTCGCTGCGCTTGGTCGAAGACTGCGATCTGACCTGGCTGCACGTTTTCCCCTACTCCGCCCGTCAGGGCACGCCCGCCGCGAAAATGCCTGCCGTGCATGGAGCGGCGATCAAGGAACGTGCCGCGCGCCTTCGAGCCGCCGGCGACGCGCAGGTCAAAAAACACCTTGCGTCCCGAATTGGACAGCAGCACAACGTCCTGATGGAAAATCCCCGCATGGGTCGCACCGAGCAATTCACCGAAGTGGCGTTTGACAGTGACCAGCCCACGGGCCAGATCGTTCCCACCGTGATCAAGGGCGTCACCGGCACTCAATTGAGCGCCTAG